A region of Dehalococcoidia bacterium DNA encodes the following proteins:
- a CDS encoding amidohydrolase — protein sequence MTTTQATMQELKGRACARIDAQREAIVELVQQIYREPEIGFHEQQTAALVQQTFDRLGVPYRKGLALTGVKGELRGGAGAGPAVAIMGELDALIVPDHFDAHPQRQTAHACGHNGQIGSMIGAVIGLQAEGVRESLSGRVVPMAVPAEECIDIEGRLELKRAGQIEFILGKPELIRLGEFDDVDLAMIVHTSSVAEDGRFAVSRSNNGAIIKHVRYTGRAAHAGGAPQRGINALAAATLALAGIDAQRPTFRDEDTVRVHPIITAGGRSASIVPADVRIETFVRAKTLEAIADANTKVDRALRAGALALGAKVQITTIPGYMPLTHDEHLVELISANAAQLVGKEQVGRTGHRTGSTDVGDMSLIMPVVHPHALGAVGTGHGADYHIVDFDNAVINAAKAMAMTTIDLLADGGAQAKRVSGAFQPRFSKDAYLTFVRGLAYEREFAES from the coding sequence GTGACCACCACTCAGGCAACCATGCAAGAGCTGAAGGGCCGCGCCTGCGCCCGCATCGACGCCCAGCGCGAGGCGATCGTGGAGCTGGTACAGCAGATCTACCGCGAGCCGGAGATCGGCTTCCACGAGCAGCAGACGGCGGCGCTGGTGCAGCAGACCTTCGACCGGCTCGGCGTGCCCTATCGCAAGGGGCTCGCGCTCACGGGCGTGAAGGGCGAGCTGCGCGGCGGCGCCGGCGCCGGCCCGGCCGTGGCGATCATGGGCGAGCTGGACGCGCTGATCGTGCCCGACCACTTCGACGCGCATCCGCAGCGGCAAACGGCGCACGCCTGCGGCCACAACGGCCAGATCGGCTCGATGATCGGCGCGGTGATCGGCCTGCAGGCGGAGGGTGTGCGCGAATCGCTCAGCGGCCGTGTTGTGCCGATGGCCGTGCCGGCCGAGGAGTGCATCGACATCGAGGGCCGGTTGGAGCTGAAGCGCGCCGGCCAGATCGAGTTCATCCTCGGCAAGCCGGAGCTGATCCGGCTGGGCGAGTTCGACGACGTGGACCTGGCGATGATCGTGCATACGTCCAGCGTCGCCGAGGACGGCCGCTTCGCCGTCTCGCGCAGCAACAACGGCGCGATCATCAAGCACGTGCGCTACACGGGCCGCGCGGCGCACGCGGGCGGGGCGCCGCAGCGGGGCATCAACGCCCTGGCCGCGGCCACGCTGGCCCTGGCCGGTATCGACGCGCAGCGTCCCACGTTTCGTGATGAGGACACGGTGCGCGTGCACCCGATCATCACCGCCGGCGGGCGCTCGGCCAGCATCGTACCGGCCGATGTGCGCATCGAGACCTTCGTGCGGGCAAAGACGCTGGAGGCGATCGCAGACGCGAACACGAAAGTGGACCGCGCCCTGCGCGCCGGCGCCCTGGCGCTGGGCGCGAAAGTGCAGATCACGACGATCCCCGGCTATATGCCGCTCACGCACGATGAGCACCTGGTGGAGCTGATCAGCGCCAACGCAGCCCAGCTCGTGGGCAAGGAGCAGGTGGGCCGCACCGGCCACCGCACCGGCTCGACCGACGTGGGCGACATGAGCCTGATCATGCCGGTGGTGCATCCGCACGCCCTCGGCGCGGTGGGCACGGGCCACGGTGCGGACTACCACATCGTCGATTTCGACAACGCTGTGATCAACGCGGCCAAGGCGATGGCGATGACGACGATCGACCTGCTGGCGGACGGCGGCGCGCAGGCGAAGCGTGTGAGCGGCGCCTTTCAGCCGCGCTTCAGCAAAGATGCCTATCTCACCTTCGTGCGCGGCCTCGCCTACGAGCGCGAGTTCGCCGAGAGTTAG
- a CDS encoding DUF3105 domain-containing protein, protein MNRQQQRQNERDQKRLEQRQRARKQGGRSAPPSLSKRPAAASARGAAALPPDAQRRRLPSWLPWAIAGVIVLAIVALFFLLDPLGLRAPLPGTRVASQGNAHVNPGDFHVAYSTDPPTSGPHFPTVPQPQIYKDPLATEFLPHFMEHAGVEVLYNKDAPADVVAKLKEIYRQEVDKTNVGVGPHLLLAPRPEMPCEVTVTSWQRITAWGSTCNQPGAVGHDFSLKGSADIDKLKTFIERNYCQYDPENTCGNGAKGGPINNAPVTPQPGQATVQAVLGTATPAPGATPAATQPVGPLAPATPAAGSTQPPGPLAPATPAP, encoded by the coding sequence ATGAACCGACAGCAGCAGCGCCAGAACGAACGCGATCAGAAGCGGCTGGAGCAGCGCCAGCGCGCCCGCAAGCAGGGCGGACGCTCCGCGCCGCCGTCGCTGAGCAAGCGACCCGCGGCGGCAAGCGCCCGTGGGGCCGCGGCGCTGCCGCCGGACGCGCAGCGCCGCCGGCTGCCCTCGTGGCTGCCGTGGGCCATTGCCGGCGTGATCGTCCTCGCGATCGTTGCGCTGTTCTTCCTGCTGGACCCGCTGGGTCTGCGGGCGCCGCTGCCGGGCACCAGGGTGGCGTCGCAGGGCAACGCGCACGTGAATCCAGGCGACTTCCACGTCGCCTACAGCACCGACCCACCGACCTCCGGCCCGCACTTCCCCACCGTGCCGCAGCCGCAGATCTACAAGGATCCGCTGGCCACGGAGTTCCTGCCGCACTTCATGGAGCACGCCGGCGTCGAAGTTCTCTACAACAAGGACGCGCCGGCCGACGTGGTGGCGAAGCTGAAGGAGATCTACCGGCAGGAAGTGGACAAGACGAACGTCGGCGTGGGACCGCACCTGCTGCTGGCGCCGCGGCCCGAGATGCCCTGCGAGGTGACGGTTACGTCGTGGCAGCGGATCACGGCCTGGGGCAGCACCTGCAACCAGCCCGGCGCCGTGGGCCACGACTTCAGCCTCAAGGGTTCGGCGGACATCGACAAGCTGAAGACGTTCATCGAGCGCAACTACTGCCAGTACGACCCGGAGAACACCTGCGGCAACGGCGCCAAGGGCGGTCCGATCAATAACGCGCCGGTGACGCCGCAGCCCGGTCAGGCGACGGTGCAGGCCGTGCTCGGTACGGCGACGCCGGCGCCGGGCGCCACGCCGGCGGCCACGCAACCCGTCGGTCCGCTGGCGCCGGCCACGCCCGCCGCCGGTTCGACGCAGCCGCCGGGGCCGCTCGCCCCCGCCACGCCGGCCCCCTGA
- a CDS encoding UbiA family prenyltransferase, with the protein MTVEQRLVTARPRGRRRLLSAARVIHPFPVFANVVAVALFALVAARGAPDGGRLLRMLVVMFCLQSAIGAANDAADVELDRLAKPWKPIVAGALSRRAAWLVAAGAAAAGGALALTLGVGGWALAMAGLACGLAYDLGLKRTPWSIVTYIVALPLLPLWVWTALGRFSAALLWAYPLGALLGVSLYLGNTAPDIESDARAGVRGLAHRLGERGAVLGSRLALALAVAAGLVLAPLAGYRTGVVAAGAGAALLALAAAIGVSRRGGEAGLGRAWGLLIAGSLAFGIGWLAAAP; encoded by the coding sequence GTGACGGTGGAGCAGCGCCTGGTCACGGCACGGCCGCGGGGCCGGCGCCGCCTGCTCAGCGCCGCGCGCGTGATCCATCCCTTTCCCGTGTTCGCCAACGTCGTCGCCGTGGCGCTGTTCGCGCTCGTCGCGGCGCGCGGGGCGCCGGACGGCGGGCGGCTCTTGCGGATGCTGGTCGTGATGTTCTGCCTGCAGAGCGCGATCGGCGCCGCCAACGACGCCGCCGATGTCGAACTCGACCGCCTCGCCAAGCCGTGGAAGCCGATCGTGGCCGGCGCGCTCAGCCGGCGCGCGGCCTGGCTCGTGGCCGCGGGTGCGGCGGCAGCCGGCGGCGCCCTGGCGCTGACGCTGGGCGTGGGCGGCTGGGCGCTGGCGATGGCCGGCCTCGCCTGCGGCCTGGCCTACGATCTCGGGCTCAAGCGCACGCCGTGGAGCATCGTCACCTACATCGTGGCGCTGCCGCTGCTGCCGCTCTGGGTCTGGACCGCGCTCGGCCGCTTCTCGGCGGCGCTGCTGTGGGCGTATCCGCTGGGCGCCCTGCTCGGCGTCTCGCTCTATCTCGGCAACACCGCGCCCGACATCGAGAGCGACGCACGGGCCGGCGTGCGTGGCCTGGCGCACCGGCTGGGCGAGCGCGGCGCGGTGCTCGGCTCACGGCTGGCGCTGGCGCTGGCTGTGGCCGCCGGGCTGGTGCTGGCGCCGCTCGCCGGCTACCGCACGGGGGTGGTGGCCGCCGGCGCAGGGGCGGCGCTGCTGGCGCTGGCCGCGGCGATCGGCGTGTCGCGGCGGGGTGGCGAGGCGGGCCTCGGGCGGGCCTGGGGCCTGCTGATCGCGGGCAGCCTGGCCTTCGGCATCGGCTGGCTGGCGGCGGCGCCGTAA